In Paenibacillus sonchi, the genomic stretch AACCGCCATAGAGCACCGTATATACCTGCGAGGCGTTAGCGTAGACCTGGGCGTATTGCGGATTTGGGTAGGCCACTGTCTTCAGCTGCTTCCAGCTTGCCCCGCCATCAGTGGTTCTCATGATCCGGTAGCCGCTGCCCTGTGCAACCACGACCGCCCAGCCGCTGCTCCGGGTAGTGAAGTCCGCCCCGCGCGTATTGGCCGGAGTAGGAATCCGGGTCCAGGTGCTTCCGCCATCTTTTGTATAATAGGTTGAAGCCCGGTTATAGCCGAATCCGGTTGTACCGTCTACAAATTCTATACGCTCAAAGGTCGCCGGATACTTGCTCAGCCGCTTCCAGGTGGAACCTCCATCCGTGGTACGGATCAGATATTTGACCTGTCCCCCCTTCACAGAGGCGAGGGCCCAGCCGTGCACATTATCCGGAAACTCGATCTGCTGGAAGCTCCACTGTCCCTGATAAATCTCCTGGAAGTGGCATCCGCCGTCCGAAGTCCCAATCACAAAGCCGTTGCCGGCCGCCCGTCCCGTATCTGCATTCAGAAAGTCCACGCTTGCAAAAGTAAGCGGGTCCGCCCCCTTAGCCGTCTGATTCTTCTGCAAATCCTGCAGAATTCCGTGATCTCCCGTACTGCAGGACGATGCCGGTGCGGCGGGCGCCGCCTGTGCCGGAGACACCGCGGTTCCCCAGCCCGCAAAGGCGAGCAGGCCCGCTGAGAGAATGGTTAAAGCTCTTTTCTGCAATTTTCTGGTATAGATCATTGAGACACCTCCTCAGGGAATATTTACCCTCCCCGGCAATCACGAAGCGGCGGCCGCTGTCGTACCGGGTTTCATCCGGGCGCTGAACCCGGTAACTGCTTTTTTCAATACAAAGGCCAGTCCCAAGGTAAGCAGGATGCCCGCCGCATTCAGGACAAAATCGTTCACAGGCAGTTCCAGGCTCCGCCGGAGATCCGCCAGTATTTTCAACACCCGTTCATGAATCAGGTATATTTCCAGACTATGTGTGCCACAAAACGTAAGGAAGGGATACCGGGTCCATTTGCGCTCTGCCGCCCAGTGCAGCCCACCCGCCGTAAGCAGGCATAAGGGCAAGGTAATCAGGATAAAAGGATACCACCACAGCCCATAGCTCCACACATATTCGCTCATATATTTCTGGGTTGCTGCCAGCAGCACTACACCGGACAGAAGCATCCCCAGGTACAGCATCCCATTCACCCGCGAGATGGCCTGTTTCTGGTCGATCAGGTAACCCACCCATACGCCGACGAAGAATATCGGGATTCTTATCGTAAAAATCAGCAAATAAGACAGCGGTGTTCCAGATAGAACCACGCTTAGGAGAAGTCCAACCAGGCTGGCCACAGTAACCGTAACAAGCTTGTTCTTCTCCCTGAAAAAATACATAAACAGCGGAGTAAGCAAATACAGCACCAGCAGGGCGGGAACGTACCAGTCAAACCGGCTGTCCAGCCCAAGCCAGAAGCTAAGCGTAGTCAAATTCAGAAGCACGTCCGTAAAGGGCATCTCCCCCATTCCCCAATACAGCAGGCAAAAGATCAGCACCACCGGGAGATACGTGGGCAGAATCCGCTGCAGCCTTCTTCGGTAGAAGGTGAATGTGCCAGTATTTTTACGATAGGCGTAATACAGTCCCAAGCCCGACACCAACAGGAAGATATCCACCCCGCCGTATCCATAGGCCTGTAAAGTGCCCAGCACCGGAACAGAGGAAAAACTCACCGTCGAATGGTACAGCATCACCCACAGAATCGCCAGTCCCATGAGCTGGGTGCGGTACGTGCTGATCGCTTTGTAATTAAGCTTGTTCATGGGCAACCTCCGGAAGGGACGGCTGGCGGCGGGTAGAGGGTTTGACAGACATCAGGCTGGAGAGCTGCTTGTAATTCATCGCGAACAGCATACCCAGCGCAGCCTCCGCGAGAATAATCAGATCCCTGTTCGGGATCACCAGCGGAACCGCAACCACACCAATGACGGCAAGCGCCCAAGGCAGCGGGTGTTCCAAGTAACGTGCTATGAAACGGTTAAGCCACAGCAGAACGTTCATGCCCGCATAGGTGCAGACCAGAACCAGCCCCCACATCCACACAATATACAGGCGTCCCAGACCCAGCCGGTCAAAAGCAAGGATCAGGAACAGATGGGTAAACAGAAATAAAAACGAATGCTTGCCGAAATACAGAATCAGATTGGAGGGAGAGTAGCTTTTTTTACTTCTAAAGAGGTAAAAGCCCCCGAACAGTACAAACAGAGACAGCAGCAGATATTGCACAGACATATTGTATTTCACAAAATCCGTCTCGCGCGCCCCTCCGAAACTAACGATAACCAGCAGCACTCCGGCAGCCAGAGCCGCCATAAGGTTTACCCGGTTGCTGCACCGGTAGGCAAAGATTCCTGCAACAAACGCAAACATCCAAGGGAAATACGTAAACCCGACCGTTTCTGTGAACAATATAGACTTAAAAGGAAAGTCCGGCAGACGGTGGCCGATGAACGAATGTACCGCAAACACTAGCAGCGACAACAGGAGATATAAATAGAGTGGAGGTTTGAGATATTTCTCTATGAGGTATACACTAAGCACTCCGAGCGCGATGATCTGGGGAACGTCCATGATCCGAAAAGCCTGAATCTCCGGCCTCCACATCAGATTATAGGAAAACCCGATGACCGCGAACAGTACATAGAAGCCAAGGAGTGATCTGAAACTGCGCCTTCTCACCTGCAGGGTGGTAGTCACACCTGAGACCGCAAAGAATAGTACAGGGGCCACACCGGCAACAATCTGGAACACCCGTTCATTGCCGTTAAAATAAAGCGGAATATGCGCCATGATCATCAAAATACAGCTAATCCCCTTAATCGCATCCAAGGAATAGTCATATTCCTTCATTCCCTCACTTTCCTTTCCGTTCAAATGGATTTCACTATATAAATTAAACCTCTGTTTTCTATGTATATAGATTATAAAATGAATCCTGCGATCTCCCACCCCTCTAAAGTG encodes the following:
- a CDS encoding acyltransferase family protein — encoded protein: MNKLNYKAISTYRTQLMGLAILWVMLYHSTVSFSSVPVLGTLQAYGYGGVDIFLLVSGLGLYYAYRKNTGTFTFYRRRLQRILPTYLPVVLIFCLLYWGMGEMPFTDVLLNLTTLSFWLGLDSRFDWYVPALLVLYLLTPLFMYFFREKNKLVTVTVASLVGLLLSVVLSGTPLSYLLIFTIRIPIFFVGVWVGYLIDQKQAISRVNGMLYLGMLLSGVVLLAATQKYMSEYVWSYGLWWYPFILITLPLCLLTAGGLHWAAERKWTRYPFLTFCGTHSLEIYLIHERVLKILADLRRSLELPVNDFVLNAAGILLTLGLAFVLKKAVTGFSARMKPGTTAAAAS
- a CDS encoding WD40/YVTN/BNR-like repeat-containing protein produces the protein MIYTRKLQKRALTILSAGLLAFAGWGTAVSPAQAAPAAPASSCSTGDHGILQDLQKNQTAKGADPLTFASVDFLNADTGRAAGNGFVIGTSDGGCHFQEIYQGQWSFQQIEFPDNVHGWALASVKGGQVKYLIRTTDGGSTWKRLSKYPATFERIEFVDGTTGFGYNRASTYYTKDGGSTWTRIPTPANTRGADFTTRSSGWAVVVAQGSGYRIMRTTDGGASWKQLKTVAYPNPQYAQVYANASQVYTVLYGGSGMSQTSYSLYGSSDAGRSWTRIIAQATAGGGPAPGSGPAKQEKGPASGSPGNMQVIGKTSAFLAGYQPAAQMVGTGMTKNNGRAWSNSKTVLGFEGVISFTDPNQGWLAVRNMNSSTLYATKDGGASWKAKFSFKF